A region of the Methanobacterium sp. genome:
TGGACGCAACTGGTCTTCATTGTACTGACTGCAGCAGATGTGTGATAGGCGTTTTGAAGGATAAAGCAGAATATAAAGGATATAAAGTATTTATTATTCCAGGATCAACATTTTTGAAGAAAATAGCCAGAGAAAATGAATTTAGAGCAGTTTTGGGTGTAGCATGTAATCAAGACCTTAATCTGTCAATGATGAACCTTTCAAAATTCCATCCCCAAGGGATACCTCTATTAAAGGATGGTTGTGTATGTACAAAGGTTGATACAAAGGCGGTTCTCGATAAAATGGGTTATGAAGACTCTGATGACTTTAGAATTCCGCAAAGTAATATTTCATGCATTAAAGAACGCTCTAACCGTAAATTACTTTAGGCTTACTTTTTTTTAAGGTGCAAAAGTATTCCAGAAACCATGGAATAAGAATGAACCGTATACTTTTTTGGTTTTAAGGCGTATAAACCCTACAATTGCTCCTAATATCAATCCCACCATAATTTTTCCCATTAAAAGAGGTATTAAATCAAATCCTTTGGGATGAATCAAAAAAACGTCCAAATATCCAAGATGCCAGAAACCAAACATTAATGTAATGGTAATCCATGTAATAATGGTTTTATTTTTTGCTTTTATTGAATTTTCGGCCATGTTCCATAGGTAACCTCTAAATAACAGTTCTTCAAATGCAGGGGTGATTAAACCGAATATCATGCCCAATACAAGTACATCCAGTTCATAAGCAAACGTATATGGTAAAAATATCATTATTATTAATGTTATTCCTCCTAAAAGATACAATATTTTGGTTCTTTTTTTTACATTATCTAAATATAGACCTAACTCCTTTAAGGAAGGCCGGATTAATATTAAAAGCAGTATTC
Encoded here:
- a CDS encoding CPBP family intramembrane metalloprotease produces the protein MNIKENKKEYKSFLTILGKIILILTVIQLFRASVMYGLWYVVKPGQDIILFQTLNGLSFLVVGILLLILIRPSLKELGLYLDNVKKRTKILYLLGGITLIIMIFLPYTFAYELDVLVLGMIFGLITPAFEELLFRGYLWNMAENSIKAKNKTIITWITITLMFGFWHLGYLDVFLIHPKGFDLIPLLMGKIMVGLILGAIVGFIRLKTKKVYGSFLFHGFWNTFAP
- a CDS encoding DUF116 domain-containing protein, translating into MSIYEFYQIFGQIVFIAGISILVLLSVTLIIGSILIKQERLIFPKLLLFTIDVFYGLFKKFAGYVGVDEKIVDQIGVEVRNKVNEKSFKKIDDKDKLLILPHCLRSPKCEAKLDATGLHCTDCSRCVIGVLKDKAEYKGYKVFIIPGSTFLKKIARENEFRAVLGVACNQDLNLSMMNLSKFHPQGIPLLKDGCVCTKVDTKAVLDKMGYEDSDDFRIPQSNISCIKERSNRKLL